In Tachypleus tridentatus isolate NWPU-2018 chromosome 7, ASM421037v1, whole genome shotgun sequence, a genomic segment contains:
- the LOC143255755 gene encoding uncharacterized protein LOC143255755 has product MNSAAVIGRQLRQHNTNRISGPVVPPTPLNRTRAKNQSHQPLYPLLNYPPGQQGKSSEEEKKPKGLAALKSKLSWGCCWRAVKSFSGGVLLIMVGIAMSVVGFYAGPLSLHEEHRSNETVKIINKQRQFHLHNLTYVGPAIMGIGGIVLVAASVMFESKDTSAKVVPSDQRPGDTEAMLSEYVLDGQISLKDSSTITTRFGNYLTVPNSSPFFPTRKQSVISILSERKMSHVPQAPSKPPSPLKVQKCRPTLTLPMKPWPLTPSIQSPQVEDEFVPSPQDIELPDPDGCETPIRCSLDSMDLELYATDCPLTVSVQLETQYLTSQENDDLLDKEVSDLDQSSFDHLSDLDKDEAKEPLLNNKPFPSKGVEDLLLSTKLKLSEDPGQASIGVKINSSKNLEDNYLSNKEKGSEDTEAQFLDTESWSSQESKKGLLGLQMALSIDLDNPYVCINPQSAGISNDTFVHQRHSVKGFPSNMRDEPPELLGNDEEEEENEDEQEEQIPLIKNNKIESISSGEHKGQAHQLDGFIQMEDSTPIVTSRKPFLYYPSSNDNFVQMNAGSNPQQALTDFKEKVVGPIFKMEDSCADKVKQSLTNGRKCGISS; this is encoded by the coding sequence ATGAACAGCGCTGCAGTAATCGGACGTCAGCTACGTCAACATAACACCAACAGGATATCTGGGCCTGTTGTGCCCCCTACTCCATTAAACAGGACTCGAGCAAAGAATCAGTCTCACCAACCTCTTTACCCACTTCTCAATTATCCCCCTGGACAACAAGGTAAATCTTCCGAGGAAGAGAAGAAACCCAAGGGACTTGCTGCGTTAAAAAGCAAACTGTCTTGGGGGTGTTGTTGGAGGGCTGTTAAGTCCTTTAGTGGGGGAGTTTTGCTAATCATGGTGGGTATTGCCATGTCCGTCGTGGGATTCTATGCTGGCCCACTTTCCCTTCACGAGGAGCATCGAAGCAATGAgacagtgaaaataattaataaacagcGTCAATTCCATTTGCACAACTTGACTTACGTAGGGCCCGCTATAATGGGAATTGGTGGCATTGTCTTAGTTGCTGCCTCTGTTATGTTTGAGAGTAAAGACACAAGTGCAAAAGTTGTCCCGTCTGACCAACGACCAGGCGACACTGAAGCTATGTTATCTGAATACGTGTTGGATGGACAGATTTCGTTAAAAGACTCTTCCACCATTACTACTCGATTCGGAAATTACTTAACTGTTCCAAACTCTTCTCCTTTCTTCCCTACACGAAAACAGTCGGTGATTTCTATTTTATCAGAACGAAAAATGTCTCACGTTCCTCAAGCACCTTCCAAGCCTCCAAGTCCTTTGAAAGTTCAGAAATGTCGGCCCACTCTTACCCTTCCTATGAAACCATGGCCACTTACACCCAGTATACAAAGTCCCCAAGTAGAAGATGAGTTTGTTCCATCTCCTCAAGATATTGAACTGCCTGATCCAGATGGTTGTGAAACCCCCATCCGCTGTTCTTTAGATTCAATGGATCTGGAGTTGTATGCCACAGACTGTCCTTTGACTGTAAGTGTCCAGTTGGAAACACAGTACTTGACGTCTCAGGAAAATGATGATCTTTTAGATAAAGAAGTGTCAGATTTAGATCAGTCAAGCTTTGATCACTTATCTGATTTAGATAAAGATGAAGCTAAAGAGCCACTTCTAAATAACAAACCATTTCCATCAAAAGGAGTAGAAGATCTCCTCTTAAGTACTAAATTAAAACTGTCAGAAGATCCTGGGCAAGCTTCAATAGGAGTTAAAATAAATTCATCTAAGAATTTGGAAGATAATTActtaagtaacaaagaaaaaggATCAGAGGATACAGAGGCTCAGTTTTTAGATACAGAGTCTTGGTCTTCCCAAGAATCAAAAAAAGGTCTCTTAGGTCTTCAGATGGCGTTATCCATAGATTTAGATAATCCTTACGTTTGTATTAATCCTCAGTCAGCAGGAATTTCAAATGATACTTTCGTACATCAAAGGCACAGTGTAAAAGGCTTTCCCAGTAACATGAGAGACGAACCTCCAGAACTTCTAGGAAATGATGAGGAGGAGGAGGAAAATGAAGATGAACAAGAAGAACAAATTCCTTtgattaagaataataaaatcgaaAGTATCTCATCGGGAGAACACAAAGGTCAAGCTCATCAGTTGGATGGCTTCATACAAATGGAAGACAGTACACCCATTGTGACTTCAAGGAAACCATTTTTATATTATCCTTCTTCCAATGATAACTTTGTGCAGATGAATGCAGGATCCAATCCTCAACAAGCTTTGACAGATTTCAAGGAAAAGGTTGTCGGCCCTATTTTTAAAATGGAAGACAGCTGTGCTGACAAGGTAAAACAGTCTCTAACAAATGGAAGGAAGTGTGGAATATCCAGTTAG